CATCTTGCTTTTGAGTTGCACAAGCAATATAGCTTACTTTAGCTTTTGAATTATCTATATTAGCGCAAATTCCAAATCTTTCTTCTTGTGTATCAACGCTTATATATTCAAATGTTTTATAATCTCCAAATTGCTGATGATATTTTTTTATCTCTTCTATACTTGGATGTTGAGTTAAGATTAGTGATTTATTATTTGATGCAAAAGGAATAGAGCTTGTTGTATCAAAAACAAAAACATTTCCTGGAAGTTTTTCAAAGGTCTTTTGCAAAGATGTTAGCAGTAAATCAACACCTAAAACACCTATCAACTTACCATTTTTCTTGATCGGGGTAGAATAAGTAAAACTAGGTAATTTTGTAACAGAATCTTCATAAACATCGCTTATAAACACTCCATCATTTGCAATAGCCCCTTTATACCAGTCTCTAGAAGTAGCATCGTAACTTGGATCATCATAAGAAGAAACTCCACCACCTCTTTTTCTAAAATTAACTCCTTTTTTATCAGAAACAGTATCGCTTACAAGCATAGTTCCATCGGGAAAACCAACATAGACAGCTAAAGTATTTGATCCATCTTTAAAAATTTTTAAATCATCTCCTAGTATTTGCTCCATAGAATCAAAATTTAAAACTTGATTTTTTCCCAAAGAATCAATGTATTTTTTTATGGCAAGTAAAATATCTATATAACCATCAACATATCCTTCCACTTGAGTTTCTGTGATCAATAAATAATCTTCATTCGCTTGTTTACTGTTTGAAATTAAATTATTTCTACTAGAAACAAATGCCATTATAGTGATTATTGATAAAGCTAAAAAGACAATAACACCAACAACAATGGACAATTTATTTTTCACACTCATTTGTGTATTTACATTCATATATCTCCTTTTTTGTATTTAAATTGAAGTATTTTAGTAAATATATTTTATCAAAAAAATAATAAATTTTAATAAAAATTATATATTATGACAAAATATTTGTTTATTATTTAAAATAATACTCTGCTGGTTTAGTGAAGAAAAATGAGGTATATAAGCATAACCGCTAATAGGATTTATAACTATACATATATGCTGATCTTGTTTATTAGATAATCTTATAATGCAATCATTATTAAAAGAAGCAAGTTTATCATAAGGACGCATAGCATTTTTCAAAGGTGTATATAAGCGACCATAATCATCAAAAATTAAACGCGTACTTCCCTTGCAAGCACCTTCAAACAAAACTTTTGAAATACCATATGTTTTTTCTATATTATATTTTAAATTCGCCTTAGAATCATTTTGATTTATTACTCCGCTTTGTCCTGAGTTCATCAATAAGTTTGGATTAATTAAATCAACAGCTATTTCTCTGTCTTTATTAATCATGTTTTTACCTATATTTGCATTACCATCACCATTTTTATCTAAAAAAATAGTATAAGTTTGTTCATTATTTGTAGCTGACTTTGAGCGTATGAAATATAATTGCCATTTGGCTTTAAACCACTCTCGTTTAGCAATGTTAAATTCTTTTACTCTAAAATCATTTTGTATTAATGCTAAATGTCTTGTGTATTTAATATCATTTAAAATTTGTTCAGCCCCTAAACGCAAATAGTCAGGTTTGTAATAAAAATACCCCATAGAAAACAATAAAGACAATATAATACAAACAAAAACTAGTTCTATTAAAGTAAAAGCTTGTTTCATTTTATATAATAATAAATTTTATGCTTACCTAAACTAACATATATCTTACTAGCTTTTTTACTAGAATGAAGTTCTAATTTACCTTTGGAAATACCATAAAATTTAAGTCTTAAAGCTAACTCTTTATCTTTAGTGAAAATATGTGTAAAATTTCTTTGTTTTAATTTTAAAGACAATTCTTTAGCAATATGATAATCATAAGCAAAATGTTTTTTTGGATCTTTTAATAAATAATAAAAACTTTGATTAAAAATAATACCAAGATAAAAAAATAGTAAAAAAACTAAAGAGCATTCTATAAAAATTTTATGTTTTAGGCGTAATTGTGGCATTCTTGAGCGATAAGAAGACATTAAATAACGAACTAATAATGGAGTACAAACTACACAAAAAGGTAAAAAGTCTTCTAAAAAAAGTCTTTGTCTTATAGAAAAAATCAAACAAAAAACAAAAGTAGTTGCACTAATAAACCATAAAAGAGGTTTATCATCTTGTAAAAGAATTCTATAAATAACATAAAAAAAATAAAGAAAAATTAAAGGTGAAAAGCAAGCTGCAAAAATACCTAAAGTATCTAAAAAATATCCTTTAGGTTTTCCACTTGCATCAAAACCATAAATACTCATTGCAATAGCAAATAAAATCAAAGAGCATGCAATAAGTAATTTATCTTTTTTATATATAGCAAAAAAGAAAAAAGATAAATATAAAATTACAAAATTTCCATCTACAAAAAGAACTAAAAAAAACAAGATATAAAATAAAAAGAATTTTTTATATTCAAACAGCACCAAAATCAAAAGCGTAAAAAATATTACTACGCTAGATTCATTGATAAGCAAAGCACTGGCTACACTACTAGGAAGTAATATAAAAAGCACAACAGAAATAAAAGCATCAAAAGAAGTTTTGGTGTATCTTAAAGCCAAAATATACAACAAAATACAACTTAAAGAATGCAACAAAACAAACGGGAGTCTTAATCCAAAATCATTTTGTCCAAGAAGAGTAGTACCAAATCTAGCAATCATAGCAATTAAGCTATGATCGTAAAAATAAATTTGTGCTTCACTATAGCTGATAGATAAAGTGCTTACACCATATAATAAAGCACAAAAATCAAAAAATAAAACGGCTAATAAATACCT
The nucleotide sequence above comes from Campylobacter lari. Encoded proteins:
- a CDS encoding cache domain-containing protein, which produces MNVNTQMSVKNKLSIVVGVIVFLALSIITIMAFVSSRNNLISNSKQANEDYLLITETQVEGYVDGYIDILLAIKKYIDSLGKNQVLNFDSMEQILGDDLKIFKDGSNTLAVYVGFPDGTMLVSDTVSDKKGVNFRKRGGGVSSYDDPSYDATSRDWYKGAIANDGVFISDVYEDSVTKLPSFTYSTPIKKNGKLIGVLGVDLLLTSLQKTFEKLPGNVFVFDTTSSIPFASNNKSLILTQHPSIEEIKKYHQQFGDYKTFEYISVDTQEERFGICANIDNSKAKVSYIACATQKQDELEMLVLKDAYKQIIFSIIILFISCFAIYFFSSKLL
- a CDS encoding pilus assembly FimT family protein, with amino-acid sequence MKQAFTLIELVFVCIILSLLFSMGYFYYKPDYLRLGAEQILNDIKYTRHLALIQNDFRVKEFNIAKREWFKAKWQLYFIRSKSATNNEQTYTIFLDKNGDGNANIGKNMINKDREIAVDLINPNLLMNSGQSGVINQNDSKANLKYNIEKTYGISKVLFEGACKGSTRLIFDDYGRLYTPLKNAMRPYDKLASFNNDCIIRLSNKQDQHICIVINPISGYAYIPHFSSLNQQSIILNNKQIFCHNI